CGGACCGCACGATGTCCACGTAGGACACCAGGTGGTCGACACCCTTCGCGGTGACCTGGATGCCGGTGAACGGGTGCATCGTCGTGGAGTCCGCGCGGGCACCCGGCGGCGCGATCAGCGCCCCCGGCACGTCCCACAGCAGGTCGATGCCCACGTCCATCTTCAGCATCGTGAACCCGCGCTGCCTGCGCTCCAGCAGCCGGGTGCCCATGGCGTGCGGGTCCGGCAGCGACGGCGTGTCCGCGTAGCAGCGGATCTCGTCCCGGAACCGGCCGCCGATCAGCGCGTACGCGGGCACCCCGTACGCCTTGCCGGCCAGGTCCACCAGCGCCATCTCGATGCCGGAGACGCCGCCGCCCTGCCGGCCGTGGAACCCGAACTGCTTGACCTTGCGGAAGATCTTGTCGACGTTGCAGGGGTTCTCGCCGACGAGCCTGCTCTTGAGCATGAGCGCGTAGGTGGCGCTGGCCTGGTCGCGGACCTCCCCGTAGCCGGCCAGCCCCTGGTTGGTGTCGATCCGGATGATCGACGAGCGGAACGGCACGCCGGCCAGGTTGGCCACCCGCAGGTCGGTGATGCGCAGGTCGCTCGGCCGGGACGCCGTCGCGACGTGCTCCTCCGTGATCGCGCTCATCCCTTCACCGCTCCCGCGGTGAGGCCTTCGGTCAGGAACCGCTGCCCGAACCCGTACATGAGCACGACCGGGATGCTGACCAGCAGCGAGGCCGCGGCCAGCTGCCCCTGCGGCACGACGTCCCCGAAGATCATCGACTGCATGCCGACGGGCAGCGTCTTGTAGTCGTCCTTGGTGATGAACACGAAAGCGAAGAGGAACTCGTTCCACGCGTTGGTGAGCGTGAACAGCGCGACCGCGAGCAGGCCCGGCTTGGCCAGCGGCAGCACGATCCGGCGGAACGCCCCGAACCGCGTGCAGCCGTCGACCAGCGCGGCCTCCTCGAGGTCGGCCGGGATCGACTTGAAGTAGCCGACGAGCAGCCACGTCGCGAACGGCAGGGTGAACGTCGGGTAGGCGAGCACCAGCGACCACAACGAGTCGTTGAGCCCGATCCCGCTCATCAGCTGGTACAGCGGGATGAACAGCAGCGCGCCCGGCATCACGTAGGTGAGCAGGATCGTCACGGTGAAGCTCTCCGAACCCCGGAACTTCAGCCGTGCCAGCGCGTAGCCGGCCAGTGCCGCGCAGACCAGGGCGATCACGGTGGACGCCACCGACACCAGGATCGTGTTGACGTACCAGGTGCCGAACGCCCGGCCGGTGAACAGGTTGGTGAACTGCTCGGTGCTCCACGGCGTCGGCCAGAGGTCGTCGGTGCGCGCGACGATCTGGTCGTCGGACTTGAAGGCCGTGACCGTCATCCAGTAGAGCGGGGCGAGCACGAAACCCAGCAGGCCCACCAGTGCGATCCCGCTGCCGCCGCCGGCGACCAAGCGGGCCGCCAACCGGTTGCCGCGCGCGGCGAACGCGGAGACCACCCGGCCGACGGCGGCCGCCAGCACCACGAACACGCCCAGCACGAGCGCGGCCTTCCAGACGATGTGCGGCGACGCCCAGACCAGCACGAGCACCGAGGCCACGACGATCACCCACGGCAGCGCCTTGCGCTGAGCGGGGGTCAGCCGCCGGCGCCCGAGGTCGGCCGCGCCCGGCTGGTCGCTGCGCCGCATCATCCGCACGAGGATCACCACGAGGACGGCGATGATCGGCAGCATCACCAGCGTGACCGCGGCGCCCGCGCCCAGCTGCAGCTGCTGGATGGCCTTCGAGTAGGCCACCATCACGTACGGGGCGGTGGCGTCGCCCGGGCCGCCCTGGGTCATCAGCCAGATCAGGTCGAAGTTGTTGAACGTCCAGATCGACGACAGCAGCACCGTCACGATCATGACCGGGCGCAACCCCGGCAGCGTGATGTGCACGAAGCGCTGCCACGGCGAGGCGCCGTCCACCATCGCCGCCTCGTGCAGACCGCTGTCGATGGCCTTGAGCCCGGCGAGGAACGTCACCGTGAAGAACGGGATGCCCTTCCAGACGTTGACCAGGATGACCGCCGGCATCGCGAGCGCGGGGTCGGACAGCCACTCCGCGGGCCACTTGTCGACGAGCCCCGTCGCGGCGAGGGCGGGCCCGATCCCGGTGTCGGTGAGCAGGACGTTGACGCTGCCGAAGATCGGGTCGAGCAACGACCGCCAGGTGAAGGCCGTGACGACCGTCGGGATCACCCACGGCAGCAGGATCACCCCGGCGAGGATCGCCCGGCCGCGGCGCATGTGGTGCAGCATCAACGCGGCGATGAGACCGAAGGTCACCTTGAAGATCTCGGCGTAGGCGGTGAAGACGAACGAGTTGAGCACTCCCTTGTGGAACAGGGCGTCGCCGATCAGGGCGGTGTAGTTGTCCAGCCCGACGAAAACCGTCTCCGCGCCGTGGCGTTCCGTGGCGCTGGTGAAGATCGAGCCGACGATCGGGACCAGGATCAGGCCGGCGACCAGCACCAGCGTCGGCCCGATGAACACCGCGGCGAGGCGCCAGTCGCGCCCGAGCCGCCGCTGCGTACGCGTGAGCGAGGACGACGCGGCCGGCGCCGGACGGGCCGGCGCCGGGCGCGATCGCAGGACGGTCACTGCTTGTAGCCCTGCTGCTCGAAGATCTGGACGATCCGCGCGTGGGTCGTGGCCACGGCGTCGGCCGGCCGGGTGCCCTGGATGACCGACTGCATCATGTCGGTCAGCACGTAGGCGGCGGTGGCGGCCTGCTCGCCGGGGCTCGGGGCCTGCGGGAAGGCGTAGCCGGTCTTGGTCTTCACCGGGAGCGGCGCGCGGGTCTGCTCCCGCAGCGCGGCGAAGGCCGGGTCACCGGTGGTGTAGTACGGGTCGGAGTCCCACACCTTGTCCCACGAGGGGTTGACCAGGCACGGTGCTTCCTTCGCGACGCCGAGCAGCGCGCTCCCGCCGACCATGAACTTCGCGACCAGCTTGGCGAGGTCGGGGTTCTTCGCCCCCTTGAACACGACGAACGAGTTGGACTCGCCGTACGCGAGCGGCCGGTCGAGCGCCGGTCCGGTGGCGCCGTTGAACGGGTGGGTGTTGCCGTAGACCGGATTCTTCTTGGTCTTCGAGTCGGCGTAGACGCTGAACTGGTTGAGCGTGAGCCCCAGGATCTGGGCCAGCCAGTTCTCGTTGTTGCTCGAGTCGGTCCAGCTGCCGATCCCCGGCGGCAGCATCGGCGCGTACTTGGGGTTCGTGTAGATATCGCCGATGAACCTGACGGCTTCGACGGTCTCCGGCGAGTTGAACGTCACCTTCGTGCCGGTGTTGTCCGCGATCGCCCCGCCGTAGGTGTTGATGACGTTCGCAATGAAGCCGTTGGCGTCGCCGGAGCGGTTCACCGTGAGCCCCCAGCCGAAACGCCGCTTCGCCGGGTCGGAGACCGCCAACGCGTTGTCGCGCAGCTCCTCCCACGAGTAGTAGGGCTTGAGCGGGAGACCCTTTTCCGTGTACCAGTCCTTGCGCAGGTACATCGCGGTCGCGATGAAGTGGTAAGGGATCGCGAACCAGCGCCCGTCGAACACGCAGTAGTTGTTCGCCTCCGTCGCGGGTTCCCCGTAAAGCGCTTTCATCTCCTGGACCACGTCGGTGACGTCGGTGAGGGCACCGAGGTTGTGGAGCTGGCCGACGAACCGCCGGTCGCTCATGAAGGCCAGGTCGCGGTTGGTGCCCGCCTTCACCTCGGCGTCCATCTTCGCGACCATGTCGCCGGCGTCGCCGGAGACCAGGTCGTTGTGGATCGTGGTCCCGGTGGCCTGCGCGAACACCTGCAGCGACTTGTCCAGCGCCTTGTTGGCGGCCTCCGAGTACAGCTTCTGCGAGAGCATCCCCACCGACCCGCCGCGCAGGGCGGCCGCCTGGTCGAGCAGCGCCTTGGGCACCTGGACGTCGACCTGCGGCGCGGGTGCGGGGCCGCCCCCACACCCGGCGAGGCCGAGTACGCCCAGCGCGCTCACGCCGAGGAACGTGCGCCTCGACAGGTCCGTTTTCTCTTCCATGACAACTCCTCTCGCGTCCGATCGGGCGGACGCGTACCGACGGGGCGACGTTGCAACCGGCGGGACAGCGAGGCGAGCGCCCCGCTGCGGGTCGTTCATGCGGCGAAGGACGCCGTACTGCTGATGCGTTGTCCGGGCAGCCCGTCGAACAGCCCGGCCGAGCCGCGGGGCCGCCACAGCGGTACCGGGCCCGCGCCGGGCACGGGGTCGAGCGCCAGTGCGGCCGCCCGTTCCGCGGAGTCGAGCGCCCGCTGGACGACCAGTGCGTTGGCCACGCTCTGCGCGACGCTGCCGACGGGCCGCACCCCGAACTGCACGGCGTCGGCGAAGTCGACGAGCTCCGCGCGGTAACCGTTGTCGCTGCCGTGGAAGACCGTCGTGTGGGCGGTGGCGTCGGAACCGCTGTGCGTCACGCGGCGCTCCGACTCGGACCCGGCGAGCACGAGCACGCCCTCGGTGCCGTACAGCCGCATGTCGTTGGGTTCGGGCGGCACCGGGATCTCGGGGTAGGACGCGGTGTAGTTGCCGATGGCGCCTCCGGTGAAGACGAGGGTGAGCGCGAGGTCCGACGGCGCGTCGATCGTGCTGTTGGCCGTCTGCACCGCACCGTGCAGCCGGGCGATGTCGCCGCAGAGCAGCCGGATCTGGGCGATGTGGTGCACGCCGAAGTCGAGGTGCACGCCGCCGCGGTACTGCGGCCGCTGCCGCCACGGCGTGCCGCTGAACCCGCCCTCGCGGGGCACCACCCGGCCGGCGTGCCGCCACGCCATCAGGTGCGGGCGGCCGATCGCACCGCTGTCGAGCAACGCGCGGGCGTAGCGCAGGTCGTCGCGGTAGAAGAAGTTCTCGCCCATCACGAAGGTCCGGTCCGGATGCGCGGCCGCCAGGGCGAGGAAGGCGCCGGCCTGCTCCGCGTCGACGCCGGCCGGCTTCTCGCAGAGCACGTCCTTGCCCGCCGTGAGCGCGTCGCGCGCCACCTCGTACAAGTGCGGGATCGGCACCGAGATCAGCACGGCGTCCACGTCGTCGCGAGCCAGCAACGCGCCCCGGTCGGCGGTGGCCAGGGCCGGATCGACCCCGCTGTAGCCGGCGAACCTCGTGCGCTGCTCGGCCGAGGAGTCGGTGAACGCCGTGACCACGTACCGGTCGGCGAGGCCGCGCAAGGCCGGCCAGTGCAGCTTCTCGACCGCGAGCCCGGTGCCGATCAGCCCCAGCCGGATCGGCGGGATCGCAGGTGCTGCCATGCCTCGTCCGTCCTCGTCGTCGGTTCCGGATCTCGGTCGTGCAGGGGGTGCTAACGCCGCCGGGCGGCCCGCTTGCTTCGCTGCTCCTTCTCCGAGAGGAGCGTGGAGTAGTTGTTGCTCAGGTGCCGGCGCATCGCCTCGCGGGCCTCGGCCGGATCGCGTGCCACGAGCGCCTCGTAGATCTCCGTGTGCTGGGCGGTGGCGCGGCGCAGCCCGGCCGGCGCCTCGTTGGTGAGGCGCCGGCTGGCCGTGCCCAGCCAGCGCGCGGAGTACATGATCCGGTCGAGGATGCGGTTGTTCGCCGCCCGGCAGATCTCCATGTGGAATTCGTGGTCGACCTCGAGGTAGGCCTCGGGATCCGTTTCGAGCGCCGCCATGCGGTCGATCTCGTCACCGAGCCGGGCCAGCGCCTCGTCGGTGATGCCGGTCGCGGCCATCGCGGCGAGTTCGGGTTCGAGCAGCACGCGCATCCGGTGCAGCTCCTCCAGCAGCTCGTCGACGATCTCCGCGGGCAGCCACTCGATCAGCAACGGGTTCAGGTAGTCCCACTCCGCGCGGGGGCGCACGACGACGCGGCGGCCCTGCGCGACGTCGACGATGTCGAGCGAGGCGAGGATCTTGAGCGTCTCCCGCGCCACGACGCGGGACACCCCGAACTCCTGGGAGATCTCGAGTTCCGACGGGGCCCGGCCGTCCTCGATTTCGCCGCTGACGATGCGCCGGGTCAGGTGGGCTGCCACCTGCACCGGGAGGGTCCGGACCTTGACAGCGTCCGGAGACTCTTGTCTCCTTTGCATGTCATCAGCTTATCGGACAAGTTGGACCTCGCGACAGACTGTTTCCCCAGGCACTACTCTGCGGCGGGAGAGCAATGCGGATCGTGAACGTCACGACGGCGGTGGTGGCCTACCACGGGCAGGCCACGCTGGTGCGGATCGACACCGACGAGGGCCTCAGCGGGTTCGGCGAGGCCAATCCCGATGCCGGCGCGGGCGCCGTCGTCGGGATGATCGAGTCCCTGACCCCCCTGCTGATCGGCGAGGACCCGCGCAACGTCGAGCGGTGCTGGGAGAAACTGCGCCGCAGCAAGGTTTTCGCGGGCGCCCAGAGCGGGGTGTTCGTGATCGCCCTGTCCGGGATCGAGCTCGCCCTGTGGGACCTCGCGGGCAAGGCCGCGGGCCAGCCGGTGTACCGGCTGCTCGGCGGCAAGTTCCGCGACCGGATCCGCCTCTACGCCGACTGCGGCGACGGCGACGACCCGGCGGGCTCGATCGCCGGGTGCGTCGACCGCGCCCAGCGGATGGTCGCCGAAGGCTTCACGGCCATCAAGTTCGACATCGACAACCTGCACCACCCGGCCAAGTTCGACGCGTTCAACCACACGATCAACGCGGCCGAGCTGCGCTCGATGGTCGAGCGGGTGGCAGCCGTCCGGGAAGCGATCGGCCCCGACGTCGACCTGGCCATCGACCTCCACGCCCGCTACGACGTGCCGAGCGCGTGCCGGATCGCGGGCGAGCTCGAGCCGTTCCACCTGATGTGGCTCGAGGAGCCGCTGCCGGCGGAGAACGTCGACGCGCTGGTCCGGGTGCGCGAGCAGACCCGAACACCGATCTGCGCGGGAGAAAACCTTTACCTGCGCTGGGGTTTCCGCGAGCTGCTCGAACGCGGAGCGGTGGACGTGATCGAGCCGGACGTCCCGAAGTGCGGCGGCTTGGCCGAGGCCAAGAAGATCGCCAACCTGGCGGAGCTGCACTACATCCCGTTCGCGCCACACCTGGTGTCGACCCCGCTGGGCACGATGGCGACGTCGCACCAGTGCGGAGCGATCCCCAACTTCCTGGTCCAGGAATGGCACGCCCTCGAGGAGCGCGAGGTGTGGGACAGCTACGTCCACGCCCCCGACGGAAGCGGCTCGATCGTGAAGGACGGCTACATCACGCTTCCGGACACTCCCGGCATCGGCGTGGAGCTCGACATGGACGGCGTCCGGGCCCACGCCGTCGAGGGGTACGGGGTGTTCGAGTAGCGGAAGCGGCGCTGACCGTATGGGGGGACTGCCGTCCCCCATCCTTACGTTCCAGGATCCGTCGTCGTCGCACCGCCGTGAACGCGAACGGCCCGGCGAGCAGCCACAGGAACCCTGCTCCGGCCCAACCCGTCGCATCGGGCGGGTCCATCGCCATACCTGCCGTGGCCAGCAGCGCGATCACGCCGAACACCGCCGCCACGACGAAGAGGATCCGCGACGCGCGTTTCTGCGGTGATGTCGGTGGCCGCGACGCCGGAGCCGGGACCGCCCGCGAAGCCTGCGGAAGTGTCCGATGGGGACCGACCGCCGCGTCGATTGTCGCGGTCACCGCCGGCGTCACGCCGGCGAACAGGGTCGGGTCGACCTGGACCGCCCGGCTGTCGGCGCCGCGCCAGCTCGCGGACGGTCTCGGCCGGCCCCGGCACGTGCCGGGGCCGGCCCCACGCGCGTTCTTCCGAGGGCGGTCGCTCAGTCACCTCGGCCACGATCGCGCCCGTCGCGATCCTCCTCGGCTGGCGAACCGAGGCCCGGCGAACGATCGGGTGGCGAGCAACCAATGCCCTGAGTCGTCAGCGCGGTGC
This genomic window from Amycolatopsis mongoliensis contains:
- a CDS encoding mandelate racemase/muconate lactonizing enzyme family protein; this encodes MSAITEEHVATASRPSDLRITDLRVANLAGVPFRSSIIRIDTNQGLAGYGEVRDQASATYALMLKSRLVGENPCNVDKIFRKVKQFGFHGRQGGGVSGIEMALVDLAGKAYGVPAYALIGGRFRDEIRCYADTPSLPDPHAMGTRLLERRQRGFTMLKMDVGIDLLWDVPGALIAPPGARADSTTMHPFTGIQVTAKGVDHLVSYVDIVRSVVGYDIALAADHFGHIALDSGIRIGRALEPFTLAWIEDLIPWQLTGQWRQLTEAVAVPTCTGEDIYLLDGFRPLLDAGAIRVVHPDPATAGGIAETKRIGDYAQERGIAMALHLAASPIATMACVHLAAATENFLALEHHAADVEFWSDLVTGPLIRNGHITVPDTPGLGFGDLDEELLRRHLDPRDPVFFAETTHWDKESSHDRLWS
- a CDS encoding ABC transporter permease yields the protein MTVLRSRPAPARPAPAASSSLTRTQRRLGRDWRLAAVFIGPTLVLVAGLILVPIVGSIFTSATERHGAETVFVGLDNYTALIGDALFHKGVLNSFVFTAYAEIFKVTFGLIAALMLHHMRRGRAILAGVILLPWVIPTVVTAFTWRSLLDPIFGSVNVLLTDTGIGPALAATGLVDKWPAEWLSDPALAMPAVILVNVWKGIPFFTVTFLAGLKAIDSGLHEAAMVDGASPWQRFVHITLPGLRPVMIVTVLLSSIWTFNNFDLIWLMTQGGPGDATAPYVMVAYSKAIQQLQLGAGAAVTLVMLPIIAVLVVILVRMMRRSDQPGAADLGRRRLTPAQRKALPWVIVVASVLVLVWASPHIVWKAALVLGVFVVLAAAVGRVVSAFAARGNRLAARLVAGGGSGIALVGLLGFVLAPLYWMTVTAFKSDDQIVARTDDLWPTPWSTEQFTNLFTGRAFGTWYVNTILVSVASTVIALVCAALAGYALARLKFRGSESFTVTILLTYVMPGALLFIPLYQLMSGIGLNDSLWSLVLAYPTFTLPFATWLLVGYFKSIPADLEEAALVDGCTRFGAFRRIVLPLAKPGLLAVALFTLTNAWNEFLFAFVFITKDDYKTLPVGMQSMIFGDVVPQGQLAAASLLVSIPVVLMYGFGQRFLTEGLTAGAVKG
- a CDS encoding extracellular solute-binding protein, giving the protein MEEKTDLSRRTFLGVSALGVLGLAGCGGGPAPAPQVDVQVPKALLDQAAALRGGSVGMLSQKLYSEAANKALDKSLQVFAQATGTTIHNDLVSGDAGDMVAKMDAEVKAGTNRDLAFMSDRRFVGQLHNLGALTDVTDVVQEMKALYGEPATEANNYCVFDGRWFAIPYHFIATAMYLRKDWYTEKGLPLKPYYSWEELRDNALAVSDPAKRRFGWGLTVNRSGDANGFIANVINTYGGAIADNTGTKVTFNSPETVEAVRFIGDIYTNPKYAPMLPPGIGSWTDSSNNENWLAQILGLTLNQFSVYADSKTKKNPVYGNTHPFNGATGPALDRPLAYGESNSFVVFKGAKNPDLAKLVAKFMVGGSALLGVAKEAPCLVNPSWDKVWDSDPYYTTGDPAFAALREQTRAPLPVKTKTGYAFPQAPSPGEQAATAAYVLTDMMQSVIQGTRPADAVATTHARIVQIFEQQGYKQ
- a CDS encoding Gfo/Idh/MocA family protein encodes the protein MAAPAIPPIRLGLIGTGLAVEKLHWPALRGLADRYVVTAFTDSSAEQRTRFAGYSGVDPALATADRGALLARDDVDAVLISVPIPHLYEVARDALTAGKDVLCEKPAGVDAEQAGAFLALAAAHPDRTFVMGENFFYRDDLRYARALLDSGAIGRPHLMAWRHAGRVVPREGGFSGTPWRQRPQYRGGVHLDFGVHHIAQIRLLCGDIARLHGAVQTANSTIDAPSDLALTLVFTGGAIGNYTASYPEIPVPPEPNDMRLYGTEGVLVLAGSESERRVTHSGSDATAHTTVFHGSDNGYRAELVDFADAVQFGVRPVGSVAQSVANALVVQRALDSAERAAALALDPVPGAGPVPLWRPRGSAGLFDGLPGQRISSTASFAA
- a CDS encoding FadR/GntR family transcriptional regulator — encoded protein: MQRRQESPDAVKVRTLPVQVAAHLTRRIVSGEIEDGRAPSELEISQEFGVSRVVARETLKILASLDIVDVAQGRRVVVRPRAEWDYLNPLLIEWLPAEIVDELLEELHRMRVLLEPELAAMAATGITDEALARLGDEIDRMAALETDPEAYLEVDHEFHMEICRAANNRILDRIMYSARWLGTASRRLTNEAPAGLRRATAQHTEIYEALVARDPAEAREAMRRHLSNNYSTLLSEKEQRSKRAARRR
- a CDS encoding mandelate racemase/muconate lactonizing enzyme family protein, translating into MRIVNVTTAVVAYHGQATLVRIDTDEGLSGFGEANPDAGAGAVVGMIESLTPLLIGEDPRNVERCWEKLRRSKVFAGAQSGVFVIALSGIELALWDLAGKAAGQPVYRLLGGKFRDRIRLYADCGDGDDPAGSIAGCVDRAQRMVAEGFTAIKFDIDNLHHPAKFDAFNHTINAAELRSMVERVAAVREAIGPDVDLAIDLHARYDVPSACRIAGELEPFHLMWLEEPLPAENVDALVRVREQTRTPICAGENLYLRWGFRELLERGAVDVIEPDVPKCGGLAEAKKIANLAELHYIPFAPHLVSTPLGTMATSHQCGAIPNFLVQEWHALEEREVWDSYVHAPDGSGSIVKDGYITLPDTPGIGVELDMDGVRAHAVEGYGVFE